From the Euphorbia lathyris chromosome 6, ddEupLath1.1, whole genome shotgun sequence genome, one window contains:
- the LOC136232532 gene encoding uncharacterized protein, which produces MNNLKTGSRQSLTLDDRFKPEQPHFAYADVHHEIKKNIKDISPRRLGNFLKRSEKARKEEELVKYMSNVPSYLERGETRHEKILNFGVLDWGRLEKYRNSRHSISSANSSLTSSTEGSSIDSNTDPSCSHAYQSTRRPSLQFHLISSHTDVHRKDFQKFHDVKGAKTNTTKEQGKFIRTDKIFSKKCSEIMNQYERRDMGLSNNAETGTSHGENSEAVQCLKVAKNSRDGENIKQVNKLQENKEYAVGQGVSEKCKRVTLLMPKDPTGSDHSLLFGSTTTLGREEAEAGQRNFFEMPDDVSPAVFSSDVPHSCPLPREVDECIETKWCYSDSENVNDMPNSSQSVPNRGRIRSSPSRGRISDVKKSIPIIVKPNPEEPSTGLDPKLSKGVAEKTRNTSPFRRLTIGMGKIGKTFSSKEGSAMLQLSTTHNSVKFPSENAKASTCRGSSSEMQSATSRARSSPLRRLLDPLLKPKAVNCHQYVEPLQRDAVSTDRVSKSSNRRLDSSTGARQPGIVKFDMASCTTIDFENPSREKKPGLSVFRALLRVAVKNGQPLFTFAVDNECNVLAATLKKLSGSRDDDYNCIYTFFAIQEVKKKNGRWINQGGKDKSNDYIPNIVAQLKVSGSQFSRMSRENYMAQSFAREFILFAVDLRQVDQQAQPNDELGAIVVKIPKVINRSTAIDRHCTGKCNDVPELRLSSAEEPVESTINATVILPSGVHTLPNNGGPSSLIQRWRSGGSCDCGGWDLGCKLRIFSNQNQLVRKSSASIDKFELIAEGVEEENQAVFSLAPFKDGIYSVEFTPSLSVLQAFSLCIAVLDSKKASEISESSNLSEEKTSLEAIFAQNDAIRAPNGSDADISARFVSYPPHSPVGRV; this is translated from the exons ATGAACAACTTGAAAACTGGATCAAGGCAAAGTCTAACTCTGGATGACAGGTTCAAACCGGAACAGCCTCATTTTGCATATGCTGATGTTCATCATGAAATTAAAAAGAATATAAAAGATATCTCACCCAGACGTTTGGGGAATTTCCTGAAGCGTAGCGAGAAGGCAAGGAAAGAAGAAGAGCTTGTCAAGTACATGTCAAATGTGCCAAGTTACTTGGAGAGAGGAGAAACCCGCCACGAGAAAATACTGAATTTTGGGGTTCTTGATTGGGGCCGTTTAGAGAAGTACAGAAATAGCAGGCATTCAATCTCAAGTGCTAATTCATCATTGACCTCTTCAACAGAAGGATCGTCCATTGATTCTAATACAGATCCGAGTTGCTCCCATGCATATCAAAGCACACGCCGTCCATCTTTGCAATTTCATCTCATTTCATCCCATACAGATGTCCATCGAAAAGATTTTCAAAAGTTCCATGATGTTAAAGGTGCCAAGACTAACACTACAAAAGAGCAAGGAAAATTCATCAGGACAgataaaatattttccaaaaaaTGTTCCGAAATCATGAATCAATATGAGAGAAGAGATATGGGTTTAAGTAACAATGCTGAGACTGGAACTTCACATGGGGAAAATTCAGAGGCAGTGCAGTGTCTGAAGGTAGCGAAAAATAGTAGAGATGGCGAAAATATCAAGCAGGTAAATAAGCTACAAGAGAACAAGGAATATGCTGTTGGGCAGGGTGTCTCTGAAAAGTGCAAAAGAGTAACTCTGCTTATGCCAAAGGATCCTACTGGGAGTGATCATTCTCTGCTTTTCGGATCAACAACAACATTAGGTCGAGAAGAAGCAGAAGCAGGTCAAAGAAACTTCTTTGAGATGCCTGATGATGTTAGCCCTGCTGTTTTCAGTTCTGATGTTCCACACTCGTGCCCGTTACCTCGTGAGGTTGATGAATGCATAGAAACGAAATGGTGCTACTCAGATTCAGAGAATGTCAATGACATGCCCAATTCGTCACAGTCTGTACCAAATCGAGGCAGAATCAGAAGCAGCCCTTCCCGTGGAAGAATTTCTGATGTCAAAAAGTCAATCCCGATCATAGTAAAACCAAATCCAGAAGAACCTTCCACAGGATTGGATCCAAAGTTAAGCAAAGGAGTTGCGGAGAAAACAAGAAACACTTCACCTTTTCGACGCCTCACTATTGGTATGGGCAAGATAGGTAAAACTTTCAGCTCCAAAGAAGGTTCAGCTATGCTGCAGTTAAGCACAACCCATAATTCTGTTAAATTTCCTTCGGAGAATGCAAAGGCTTCCACTTGTCGAGGTTCTTCAAGTGAGATGCAAAGTGCTACAAGCAGAGCAAGATCAAGCCCTCTGAGAAGGTTGCTGGATCCACTCTTGAAACCTAAGGCAGTAAACTGCCATCAATATGTGGAGCCATTGCAAAGAGATGCTGTCTCGACTGACAGAGTCTCTAAATCTTCCAATAGGCGATTAGATTCTTCTACTGGAGCAAGACAGCCAGGGATTGTAAAATTCGATATGGCAAGTTGCACGACAATTGACTTTGAGAATCCATCTCGGGAAAAGAAACCGGGATTATCAGTATTTCGAGCTCTTCTACGAGTTGCTGTTAAAAACGGACAACCACTTTTCACATTTGCTGTGGACAATGAATGTAATGTTCTTGCTGCCACATTAAAGAAGTTGAGTGGGTCAAGAGATGATGACTACAACTGCATATACACTTTCTTTGCCATTCAAGAAGTCAAGAAAAAGAACGGAAGGTGGATAAACCAAGGTGGCAAAGACAAAAGCAATGATTATATTCCTAATATTGTAGCTCAACTGAAGGTTTCTGGTTCTCAGTTTTCACGTATGTCAAGAGAGAATTACATGGCGCAATCATTTGCTAGAGAGTTTATTTTGTTTGCTGTGGACCTACGACAAGTAGATCAACAAGCACAGCCAAATGATGAGCTTGGTGCCATTGTTGTCAAGATCCCGAAAGTAATTAATAGAAGCACGGCTATTGATAGGCATTGCACTGGCAAATGTAATGATGTTCCGGAGCTGAGATTGAGTTCTGCAGAAGAACCGGTCGAAAGCACTATAAATGCAACAGTAATTCTTCCAAGTGGTGTTCATACACTACCGAATAATGGAGGACCTTCATCACTGATCCAACGGTGGCGATCAGGCGGATCGTGTGACTGTGGAGGTTGGGATTTGGGTTGCAAACTTCGGATCTTTTCCAACCAAAATCAACTTGTTAGGAAATCAAGCGCATCCATAGATAAATTTGAGCTTATTGCTGAG GGGGTAGAGGAGGAGAACCAGGCTGTGTTCAGTTTGGCACCTTTCAAGGATGGGATCTATTCAGTTGAATTTACTCCATCCTTGTCAGTTTTACAAGCGTTCTCCCTGTGTATAGCAGTTCTAGACAGTAAAAAAGCAAGTGAAATCTCAGAATCCAGCAACTTATCTGAAGAAAAAACTTCTCTTGAAGCCATATTTGCTCAAAATGATGCAATAAGAGCCCCAAATGGAAGTGATGCGGATATCTCTGCAAGGTTTGTTTCGTATCCGCCTCATTCTCCTGTAGGAAGGGTGTAG